One Campylobacter concisus genomic region harbors:
- the ccoN gene encoding cytochrome-c oxidase, cbb3-type subunit I produces MRPSQLLHYDYSVAKLFMFSTIFFGIVGMAIGVLVAFQLACPDLNYIAGEYSAFGRLRPLHTNGIIFGFMLSGIFATWYYIGQRVLKVSMSESPFLMFIGKLHFWLYILVMILAVVTLFMGESTSKEYAELEWPLDIAVVVVWVLWGVSIFGLIGIRREKTLYISVWYYIATFLGVAMLYLFNNMEIPTRLVSGYGSWLHSVSMYAGSNDALVQWWYGHNAVAFVFTVAIIAQIYYFLPKESGQPIFSYKLSLFSFWGLMFIYLWAGGHHLIYTAVPDWMQTMGSVFSIVLILPSWGSAINMLLTMKGEWTQLRESPLIKFMILASTFYMFSTLEGPILAIKSVNALAHYTDWVPGHVHDGALGWVGFMTMAALYHMTPRVFKREIYSKSLMEAQFWIQTTGIVLYFASMWIAGITQGMMWRATDSYGNLLYSFIDTVVVLIPYYYIRAIGGLLYLIGFLMFAYNIYKSTSAKAILAEPKSATPMGGAKANAEVM; encoded by the coding sequence ATGCGACCATCCCAGTTGCTACATTATGATTATAGTGTGGCAAAACTCTTTATGTTTTCCACGATATTTTTTGGTATTGTTGGCATGGCTATTGGTGTTTTGGTGGCTTTTCAGCTTGCCTGTCCTGATCTAAACTATATAGCTGGTGAGTATTCGGCATTTGGTAGATTGCGTCCTCTTCATACTAACGGTATCATTTTTGGTTTTATGCTCTCTGGTATATTTGCCACTTGGTATTACATAGGACAGCGTGTTCTAAAAGTATCAATGAGCGAATCTCCGTTTTTGATGTTCATTGGTAAGCTTCATTTTTGGCTTTATATACTTGTTATGATTCTAGCTGTTGTGACACTTTTTATGGGCGAGAGTACATCTAAGGAGTATGCCGAGCTTGAGTGGCCACTAGATATCGCAGTAGTAGTAGTCTGGGTGCTTTGGGGCGTAAGTATATTTGGACTTATTGGTATACGCCGTGAGAAGACACTTTACATCTCAGTTTGGTATTACATTGCTACATTTCTTGGTGTTGCTATGCTTTATCTATTTAATAACATGGAAATTCCAACAAGACTAGTCAGCGGATATGGCTCATGGCTACACTCAGTTTCGATGTATGCTGGCTCAAATGATGCTTTGGTTCAGTGGTGGTACGGTCACAACGCAGTTGCATTTGTGTTTACGGTAGCGATCATCGCTCAAATTTATTATTTCTTACCAAAAGAGAGCGGTCAGCCAATATTTTCTTATAAGCTTTCGTTATTTTCATTCTGGGGCCTTATGTTTATATATCTTTGGGCTGGCGGTCACCACCTAATATATACTGCTGTGCCTGATTGGATGCAGACTATGGGTTCGGTTTTTTCTATTGTTTTGATTTTACCTTCTTGGGGTTCAGCTATTAATATGCTTCTTACAATGAAAGGCGAATGGACACAACTTCGCGAGAGCCCGCTTATTAAATTTATGATTCTAGCTTCAACTTTTTATATGTTTTCAACTCTTGAAGGCCCTATCTTAGCTATTAAATCTGTAAATGCACTAGCTCACTATACTGACTGGGTGCCAGGACACGTACATGATGGCGCACTTGGCTGGGTTGGTTTTATGACTATGGCAGCACTTTATCACATGACGCCACGTGTCTTTAAGCGTGAAATTTATTCAAAATCCTTAATGGAAGCTCAATTTTGGATACAAACAACAGGTATTGTTTTATACTTTGCTTCGATGTGGATTGCTGGTATTACGCAAGGTATGATGTGGAGAGCGACTGATAGCTATGGAAATTTACTCTACTCATTTATTGATACTGTTGTAGTGCTTATACCTTATTATTACATTAGAGCTATTGGCGGACTTTTGTATTTGATTGGCTTTTTGATGTTTGCTTACAATATCTACAAATCAACTTCTGCTAAAGCTATTTTGGCAGAGCCAAAAAGTGCAACGCCTATGGGCGGTGCTAAAGCCAATGCGGAGGTGATGTGA
- the ccoO gene encoding cytochrome-c oxidase, cbb3-type subunit II yields MFAWLEKNPFFFAVCVFIVIAYAGMVEILPDFANRARPLEGTKPYTVLELAGKNIYIQNGCNTCHSQMIRPFKAETDRYGMYSLSGEFAYDRPHLWGSKRTGPDLMRVGNYRTTDWHENHMLNPASVVPGSIMPAYPFLFKKNADIETAYAEALTVKKVFNTPYDEKDMPALGTFEQANANVKEQAASIVENMKDEQVKSAFAKGEIRQIVALIAYLNSLK; encoded by the coding sequence ATGTTTGCTTGGTTAGAAAAAAATCCATTCTTTTTTGCAGTTTGCGTCTTTATCGTCATAGCTTATGCTGGTATGGTAGAAATTTTACCCGACTTTGCAAATAGAGCTAGACCACTCGAGGGCACAAAGCCTTATACGGTTTTAGAGCTTGCTGGAAAAAATATATATATACAAAATGGTTGCAATACTTGTCACTCACAGATGATACGTCCGTTTAAAGCAGAGACTGATAGATACGGCATGTACTCGCTAAGTGGTGAATTTGCTTATGATCGTCCTCATCTTTGGGGTTCAAAAAGAACGGGCCCAGATCTTATGCGTGTGGGTAATTATAGAACGACAGATTGGCATGAAAATCATATGTTAAACCCAGCCTCTGTTGTGCCAGGCTCGATCATGCCGGCATATCCATTTTTATTTAAGAAAAATGCTGACATAGAGACTGCTTACGCTGAAGCACTAACTGTTAAAAAGGTCTTTAATACGCCTTATGATGAGAAAGATATGCCAGCTCTTGGCACTTTTGAGCAAGCAAATGCTAACGTGAAAGAGCAGGCTGCAAGTATCGTTGAAAATATGAAAGATGAGCAAGTAAAAAGTGCTTTTGCAAAAGGTGAAATTCGCCAGATCGTGGCACTTATCGCCTATCTAAATAGCCTAAAATAG
- a CDS encoding cytochrome c oxidase, cbb3-type, CcoQ subunit → MDIRELQAYGYFILTAFLAITLYAYFFHLYKSEKQGRRNYEKYSRLALDDEIGSKILEQKATKESVCNG, encoded by the coding sequence ATGGATATTAGAGAACTTCAAGCTTATGGCTATTTTATTTTGACAGCATTTTTAGCTATCACTTTGTACGCTTATTTTTTTCATCTTTACAAAAGCGAAAAGCAAGGTAGAAGAAATTATGAGAAGTATTCAAGATTAGCCCTAGATGATGAGATCGGAAGTAAAATTTTAGAGCAAAAGGCTACAAAGGAGAGCGTATGCAATGGCTAA
- a CDS encoding cbb3-type cytochrome c oxidase N-terminal domain-containing protein: MQWLNLEDNINLLALIGAILIIVLTVVVAGKYVGQMKVKKDESVELSEHNWDGIGEYKNPVPFGWAVVFLLTLVWAIWYYLLGYPLNSYSQIGEYNKEVKEANAKFEKDYANPSKETLHAMGESVFLVQCSACHGITGDGIGGKAANLQIWGSEQGIIDTILNGSKGLDYPMGEMPAGLADADGAKAIAAYVAKEISAIKSTKNENLVAMGKELYAACAACHGDDGKGMDGMSADLSKYGSSEFIVDVLNRGKNGNIGVMPKFNDGRLNEIQQKAVGEYVISLSKGE; this comes from the coding sequence ATGCAATGGCTAAATTTAGAAGATAATATAAATTTACTTGCGTTAATAGGTGCCATCTTAATTATCGTACTAACTGTCGTTGTAGCTGGCAAGTATGTTGGTCAAATGAAAGTTAAAAAAGATGAAAGCGTAGAGCTTAGTGAGCACAACTGGGACGGAATAGGCGAGTATAAAAATCCAGTTCCATTTGGTTGGGCGGTAGTTTTTTTACTAACTCTTGTTTGGGCGATCTGGTATTACTTACTTGGTTATCCACTAAATTCTTACTCACAAATCGGTGAATATAATAAAGAGGTAAAAGAGGCAAATGCTAAATTTGAAAAAGATTATGCAAACCCAAGCAAAGAAACGCTTCATGCTATGGGAGAGAGCGTATTTTTGGTGCAATGCTCAGCATGTCATGGCATCACAGGCGATGGCATTGGTGGTAAAGCTGCAAATTTACAAATTTGGGGTAGCGAACAAGGAATAATTGATACGATACTAAATGGCTCAAAGGGGCTTGATTATCCTATGGGTGAGATGCCAGCAGGGCTAGCTGATGCTGATGGAGCAAAGGCTATCGCAGCTTATGTTGCAAAAGAGATAAGTGCTATAAAAAGTACAAAAAATGAAAATTTAGTAGCTATGGGAAAAGAGCTTTACGCAGCTTGTGCAGCTTGTCACGGAGATGATGGCAAAGGCATGGATGGTATGTCGGCTGACCTTAGTAAATATGGCTCAAGTGAGTTTATAGTAGATGTACTAAATCGTGGTAAAAACGGCAACATTGGTGTTATGCCTAAATTTAATGATGGCAGGCTAAACGAGATACAACAAAAAGCAGTTGGCGAATATGTCATATCGCTATCAAAGGGCGAATAA
- a CDS encoding DUF4006 family protein, with translation MENKNRNIFALNGISGYLVAVLLLLSILGVLTYIGIGLQKDVATKPYSLKDASSIEMKSVDNAKHVIIKE, from the coding sequence ATGGAAAATAAAAATAGAAACATCTTTGCTTTAAATGGTATTAGTGGTTATTTGGTGGCAGTTTTGCTTTTGCTATCTATCCTTGGCGTACTTACTTATATTGGTATTGGCTTGCAAAAAGATGTAGCAACCAAGCCTTACTCATTAAAAGATGCAAGTAGCATTGAGATGAAGAGCGTTGATAACGCTAAACACGTCATTATAAAGGAGTAG
- a CDS encoding FixH family protein: protein MDKKTFWPYAIVLSFIAIIIACAVTIIIALKHPVEMDSSYMQSYQNVDENITFIKESEKRFDEKFDLKFEPDFNALNAKFKFHLTPQKGEVSALKYEILLTRPQTNKENKILRASWQENDLVSEETSLKEGRWQLLLRLSDTNDTRYYKFDLNVTK, encoded by the coding sequence ATGGATAAAAAAACCTTTTGGCCTTATGCTATTGTGCTTAGCTTCATTGCTATCATTATCGCTTGTGCAGTAACGATCATCATAGCACTGAAACATCCAGTTGAGATGGATAGCTCCTATATGCAAAGCTACCAAAATGTCGATGAAAACATAACCTTTATCAAAGAGAGTGAAAAACGCTTTGATGAGAAATTTGATCTAAAATTTGAGCCAGATTTTAATGCCCTAAATGCTAAGTTTAAATTTCATCTAACTCCCCAAAAAGGAGAAGTCTCAGCTTTAAAATATGAAATTTTACTCACTCGCCCACAGACAAATAAAGAAAATAAAATTTTAAGAGCTTCATGGCAAGAAAATGATCTAGTAAGCGAAGAAACAAGTCTAAAAGAAGGTAGATGGCAACTACTTTTAAGGCTAAGTGACACTAATGATACAAGGTATTATAAATTTGATCTTAATGTCACAAAATGA
- a CDS encoding flavin reductase produces the protein MHKELNRQGFYYGFPVLLATTKDKNANDDITVLSSSWTLGNTVVLGIGIENQGFKNIKNGSDITLNLCDESLLEAVQKMEKLTGDSEVPEEKKNLGYIYEHDKFKAANLSKEPGINAKTVRIKECKIQIETVVEKIELKEWFSIVTCKITCIFVDENLLKDEKIDTQKWHPLIYKFKEYVGTCERLGLNFGFKEI, from the coding sequence ATGCATAAAGAGTTAAACAGACAAGGTTTTTACTACGGCTTTCCGGTTTTGCTAGCCACCACAAAAGATAAAAACGCAAACGATGATATCACGGTGCTTTCATCTTCTTGGACGTTAGGAAATACAGTGGTGCTTGGCATAGGCATTGAAAATCAAGGCTTTAAAAATATCAAAAATGGTTCAGATATCACGCTAAATTTATGTGATGAAAGCCTGCTAGAAGCTGTGCAAAAAATGGAAAAACTAACTGGTGATAGTGAAGTACCAGAAGAAAAAAAGAATCTTGGCTACATCTACGAGCACGACAAATTTAAGGCAGCAAATCTCAGCAAAGAGCCTGGCATAAATGCAAAAACCGTCAGGATAAAAGAGTGTAAGATACAGATAGAAACGGTTGTAGAAAAGATAGAGTTAAAAGAGTGGTTTAGCATCGTTACTTGCAAGATTACATGCATTTTTGTAGATGAAAATTTACTAAAAGATGAAAAGATAGATACGCAAAAATGGCATCCATTAATCTATAAATTTAAAGAATATGTCGGCACTTGCGAGCGTTTGGGATTAAATTTTGGATTTAAAGAGATTTGA
- a CDS encoding PD-(D/E)XK nuclease family protein has translation MYNLNQLFVFTNSRKIREFNASFNDELIPKSLSIAEFYKKVVYVDGRFEIDSTYALVLMNRACASVKKANSVLKIPTEFFEFLKNNDYLFSFFKELAISKKSIKEIKFNDIYANFDEHLNILEAVLKEYESLLGQENLYDDITLPKIYNINEAYIKSFSEISLHIDGILSEFEWEILEKISKLTTLKIIFQTSVFNTKLINKIKQISAISEIENYKKYELNLKTNELICLENIKKFEPVLEKRFATRSLQCAYAIAKASEFVRDGIKPENIAVILPDESFSEILRLHDSNKIFNYAMGESFKNTKFYETLFYITRAINEEARPVFDQSKCESYEELGFILSTLGVSEELFNKFKSSYFDLCDFAKFKELIDELLMLENEPRCEEKLALELFRVENLCRYFSFSLKQLSEIFLLNISCLSIDDVGGGKISVVGMLESRGMKFDGVIIVDFNDNFIPARSTNEMFLNSKVRQKAGLISYLERENLQRFYYESLINNAKKVAISCILNEESIPSRFLKNFKTIKDEKFSDEAYLKLFLKGSTSLNLSDDEIILEHDFFTKPLSFSTLNLFLTCPRKYYYAKIAGIKGAKAIATEPGSKQGNSVHKALYEYYTSDFYRQKNTFDLAIFKEILAKQDFSSLELEIWSQKFKEYAEFENERLSAGFRVLECEKDIESDFCDVKIKGIIDRIDASPDGEPFILDYKTGETNANSLQLAFYEALYGSEVKSAYFALKNEPVLISSKKSVDDLKAEIENLKSINNTKINFERKSGACKFCEYAILCRREL, from the coding sequence ATGTATAACCTAAACCAACTTTTTGTCTTTACGAACTCGCGTAAGATTCGTGAGTTTAATGCAAGTTTTAATGATGAGTTAATCCCAAAAAGCCTAAGCATTGCTGAGTTTTATAAAAAGGTAGTTTATGTAGATGGTAGGTTTGAGATTGATAGCACCTATGCTTTAGTGCTTATGAATAGAGCCTGTGCCAGTGTCAAAAAGGCAAACTCGGTTCTTAAAATTCCAACTGAGTTTTTTGAATTTTTAAAAAATAATGACTATCTTTTTTCGTTTTTTAAAGAGCTAGCTATCAGCAAAAAGAGCATTAAAGAGATCAAATTTAACGATATTTACGCTAATTTTGATGAGCATTTAAATATACTTGAAGCGGTTTTAAAAGAGTATGAGAGCTTGCTTGGTCAAGAAAATCTCTACGATGATATAACCTTGCCAAAAATTTATAACATAAATGAAGCTTACATCAAAAGCTTTAGTGAAATTTCACTGCACATAGATGGAATTTTAAGTGAGTTCGAGTGGGAAATTTTAGAGAAAATCTCAAAGCTAACTACGCTAAAAATTATCTTTCAAACCAGTGTTTTCAACACAAAGCTAATCAATAAAATAAAGCAAATTTCAGCTATTAGTGAGATTGAAAATTACAAAAAATATGAGCTAAATTTAAAGACAAATGAGCTAATTTGCTTAGAAAATATCAAAAAATTTGAGCCAGTCTTAGAGAAGCGATTTGCCACTAGAAGCCTGCAATGTGCCTACGCTATAGCAAAGGCGAGCGAGTTTGTGCGTGATGGAATAAAGCCTGAAAACATCGCTGTTATATTGCCAGATGAGAGTTTTAGTGAAATTTTAAGGTTGCATGATAGCAATAAAATTTTTAACTATGCTATGGGCGAGAGCTTTAAAAATACAAAATTTTATGAGACACTTTTTTACATTACAAGAGCGATAAACGAAGAGGCAAGACCGGTTTTTGATCAAAGCAAGTGTGAGAGCTACGAGGAGCTTGGCTTTATCTTGAGCACGCTTGGCGTAAGTGAAGAGCTTTTTAATAAATTTAAATCAAGCTATTTTGATCTTTGCGATTTTGCTAAATTTAAAGAGCTAATAGATGAGCTTTTAATGCTTGAAAATGAGCCAAGATGCGAAGAGAAGCTTGCGCTTGAGCTTTTTAGGGTTGAGAATTTATGTAGGTATTTTAGCTTTAGCTTAAAGCAGTTAAGTGAAATTTTTTTGCTAAATATATCATGCCTTAGCATCGATGATGTGGGCGGTGGAAAGATCAGTGTCGTGGGCATGCTAGAGAGCCGTGGAATGAAATTTGATGGTGTGATCATAGTTGATTTTAATGATAACTTCATCCCAGCAAGAAGCACAAATGAGATGTTTTTAAACTCAAAAGTAAGGCAAAAAGCTGGGCTTATAAGCTACCTTGAGCGTGAAAATTTGCAGAGATTTTACTATGAAAGTCTTATAAACAATGCCAAAAAGGTCGCCATAAGCTGTATTTTAAATGAAGAGAGTATTCCTTCAAGATTTTTAAAAAATTTCAAAACAATAAAAGACGAGAAATTTAGTGACGAGGCGTACTTAAAATTATTTTTAAAAGGAAGTACAAGCCTAAATTTAAGCGATGATGAGATCATTTTGGAGCATGATTTTTTCACTAAACCGCTATCATTTTCTACACTAAATTTATTTCTAACTTGCCCAAGAAAGTATTATTACGCAAAGATAGCTGGTATAAAAGGAGCAAAAGCCATAGCAACTGAGCCAGGATCTAAGCAAGGAAATAGCGTGCATAAGGCGCTTTATGAATACTACACAAGTGATTTTTATAGACAAAAAAATACCTTTGATTTGGCTATTTTTAAAGAAATACTTGCAAAGCAAGATTTTTCTTCGCTTGAGCTTGAGATTTGGTCGCAGAAATTTAAAGAATATGCAGAGTTTGAAAATGAACGTTTAAGTGCTGGCTTTAGAGTGCTTGAGTGTGAAAAAGATATAGAGAGCGATTTTTGTGATGTAAAGATAAAAGGCATTATCGATAGGATCGATGCTAGCCCTGATGGTGAGCCTTTTATACTTGATTATAAAACTGGTGAGACAAATGCGAACTCACTTCAGCTTGCATTTTATGAAGCACTTTACGGTAGCGAGGTAAAAAGTGCTTACTTTGCTCTAAAAAATGAACCTGTGCTTATCAGCTCGAAAAAAAGTGTAGATGATCTAAAGGCCGAGATAGAAAATCTAAAGAGTATAAATAACACTAAGATAAATTTTGAAAGAAAGAGCGGAGCTTGTAAATTTTGCGAGTATGCCATACTTTGTAGGAGAGAGTTATGA
- a CDS encoding RecB-like helicase → MKDFLALKASAGSGKTFALSVRYIALVLRGENINEIIALTFTKKAANEMKERIIATFLDLQNKKDELDKLCKELSLSQDEVIKRRDEKLDRFLQSELKIYTFDAFFSGILKKFSQNLGLSPDYSVQDSLQDLAWKKFVKEASKDQKLLSELALMMIISSQKEASFSQTLAKFYESFGGELKDSGAGYPDDSKVRAAQRAINEYIALQNGASDTAKKTFSEQSLFELFKNKVFERESLDYRTFSKIYTSELDRLFFELKEAAKNYILEVEKYRLSGFSKLLKLYKASNLELNKEINALSFADINKLVFKLLVQSLDKEALYFRLDGRINHLLVDEFQDTNVIQYEIILPLIAEIVSGYGQNGLGSFFYVGDTKQSIYKFRGGKKELFDKLGDDFSQIDIENLPSNYRSLKALVKFNNAVFEEIYHRYGLSFEPQEPAKKDETLSYEVSGECDYFEVEKDDYGYLRVLSDEDIAGAVVSQASDLLKAGVNASDITVLCWKNSDISLISEVLSSAGIKSVNEGTLELKRTPLVAAIIEYAKFCLFKEEIYEKNVKALVNTNVKKLNIKPEVSATNSLFYLAKNLGISMADVDILRLFELSAGYKNLSDFIFNLENFSSKISPKSSDGVRVMTVHKSKGLEFAHVIVCDMMGKGRGDDSNFITEYSEKGEWIVKSKISGRENFDSDYASVLEQMKELEKQENINKIYVAFTRATKSLIIIKQAVPSGTSPSFFSFYTRSDKSEANDYLDLKEFSFGKILPSKTEQKELKKDEKMPEILRIERQEVEVKEQKTSGKNLSAIYFGLAFHYLLEMSEKFDEISLEKAKNLMLNKFHKFLPLEALEDAFSRAKMLIREPKFIECIKGKEIYKEQPFKVKNELKQMDLFCFNEREICVIDYKTTDKNIEENKKQVGEYKEALSKFYPKHSIIAVIFYALGGKISYIEV, encoded by the coding sequence ATGAAAGATTTTTTAGCCCTAAAAGCAAGTGCTGGAAGCGGGAAAACATTCGCTTTAAGCGTTCGTTATATCGCTTTGGTGCTTAGAGGCGAAAATATAAACGAGATCATCGCTCTAACCTTTACCAAAAAAGCGGCCAATGAGATGAAAGAGCGCATAATCGCAACTTTTTTGGACTTGCAAAACAAAAAAGACGAGCTTGATAAGCTTTGCAAAGAGCTTAGTTTGAGCCAAGATGAGGTCATAAAAAGACGCGATGAGAAGCTTGATAGGTTTTTGCAAAGTGAGCTAAAAATTTATACATTTGATGCATTTTTCTCTGGAATCCTAAAGAAATTTAGTCAAAATTTAGGGCTTAGTCCTGATTACAGTGTGCAAGATAGTCTGCAAGATCTGGCGTGGAAGAAATTTGTAAAAGAGGCAAGCAAAGATCAAAAGCTTCTTAGTGAGCTTGCACTCATGATGATCATCTCAAGCCAAAAAGAGGCGAGTTTCTCACAGACTTTGGCTAAATTTTATGAGAGTTTTGGCGGTGAGCTAAAAGATAGTGGTGCAGGCTATCCAGATGATAGTAAGGTAAGGGCGGCGCAAAGGGCGATAAATGAGTATATAGCCTTGCAAAATGGTGCTAGTGATACGGCCAAAAAGACATTTAGTGAGCAAAGTTTGTTTGAGCTTTTTAAAAACAAGGTCTTTGAAAGAGAGAGCCTAGATTACCGCACTTTTAGCAAAATTTACACAAGTGAGCTTGATAGGCTCTTTTTTGAGCTAAAAGAGGCAGCAAAAAACTACATTTTAGAGGTCGAAAAGTATAGGCTAAGTGGCTTTAGCAAGCTATTAAAGCTTTATAAGGCGTCAAATTTGGAGCTAAACAAAGAGATAAATGCGCTAAGCTTTGCTGATATAAACAAGCTGGTTTTTAAGCTTTTGGTGCAAAGCTTAGACAAAGAGGCGCTTTATTTTAGGCTCGATGGCAGGATAAATCACCTCTTAGTCGATGAGTTTCAAGATACAAACGTGATCCAGTACGAGATCATCTTGCCGCTCATCGCTGAAATCGTCTCCGGATACGGACAAAACGGGCTTGGAAGCTTCTTTTACGTGGGCGACACGAAGCAGAGCATCTATAAATTTAGAGGTGGTAAAAAGGAGCTTTTTGACAAGCTAGGAGATGATTTTAGTCAGATAGATATAGAAAATTTGCCAAGCAACTACCGCAGTTTAAAGGCTTTGGTGAAATTTAATAACGCCGTTTTTGAAGAAATTTATCATAGATATGGGCTTAGCTTTGAGCCACAAGAGCCAGCTAAAAAAGATGAGACGCTAAGCTATGAGGTAAGTGGTGAGTGCGACTATTTTGAAGTAGAGAAGGACGACTACGGCTACTTGCGTGTGCTAAGTGATGAAGATATCGCAGGTGCGGTCGTTTCGCAAGCAAGTGACCTTTTAAAAGCTGGCGTAAATGCAAGCGATATAACCGTGCTTTGCTGGAAAAATAGCGACATTAGCCTCATCTCAGAAGTGCTTAGTAGCGCAGGGATAAAAAGCGTCAATGAAGGCACTTTGGAGCTAAAAAGAACGCCACTTGTCGCTGCGATCATCGAATATGCAAAATTTTGTCTATTTAAAGAAGAAATTTATGAGAAAAATGTAAAAGCGCTAGTAAATACAAATGTCAAAAAACTAAATATAAAGCCAGAAGTGAGCGCTACAAATAGCCTATTTTACCTAGCTAAAAATTTAGGCATAAGCATGGCTGATGTTGATATCTTGAGGCTATTTGAGCTAAGCGCGGGGTATAAAAATTTAAGTGATTTTATATTTAACCTTGAAAACTTTAGCTCTAAAATCAGCCCAAAAAGCAGCGACGGCGTGAGAGTGATGACCGTGCATAAGTCGAAGGGGCTTGAGTTTGCTCACGTCATAGTTTGCGACATGATGGGCAAGGGCAGGGGCGATGACTCAAATTTCATCACCGAATACAGCGAAAAGGGCGAGTGGATCGTAAAGAGTAAAATTTCAGGTAGAGAAAATTTTGATAGCGACTATGCAAGTGTTTTAGAGCAGATGAAAGAGCTTGAAAAGCAAGAAAATATCAATAAAATTTACGTCGCTTTCACAAGGGCAACAAAGTCGCTCATCATCATCAAACAAGCCGTACCAAGCGGAACAAGCCCAAGCTTTTTCTCGTTTTACACAAGAAGTGACAAGAGCGAAGCAAATGACTATCTTGATCTAAAAGAGTTTAGCTTTGGCAAAATTTTACCTAGTAAAACTGAGCAAAAAGAGCTAAAAAAAGATGAAAAAATGCCTGAAATTTTAAGGATAGAGAGGCAAGAGGTTGAGGTAAAAGAGCAAAAGACGAGTGGTAAAAATTTAAGCGCGATATATTTTGGTCTGGCGTTTCACTATCTGCTTGAGATGAGCGAGAAATTTGATGAAATTTCACTAGAAAAAGCTAAAAATTTGATGCTAAATAAATTTCATAAATTTTTGCCACTTGAAGCACTTGAGGATGCCTTTTCTAGGGCAAAAATGCTTATAAGAGAGCCAAAATTTATAGAGTGCATAAAAGGCAAAGAAATTTACAAAGAGCAGCCGTTTAAAGTGAAAAATGAGCTAAAACAGATGGACCTTTTTTGCTTTAATGAGCGTGAAATTTGCGTGATTGACTATAAAACGACAGATAAAAATATTGAGGAAAATAAAAAACAAGTTGGAGAATACAAAGAGGCATTAAGTAAATTTTATCCAAAGCATAGTATAATCGCCGTCATCTTCTACGCTCTTGGTGGAAAAATTTCATATATTGAAGTTTAA
- the rplM gene encoding 50S ribosomal protein L13 translates to MTKITKPNEVKRDWIVVDAAGKRFGRLLTEVATILRGKNKPCFTPNVDCGDYVIIINASKVEFTGNNKAEDKLYHRHSGYFGSVKSEKFGDLIANKPEKLFKLAVRGMLPKTKLGREMIKKLKVYAGSEHPHTAQIAKKEGK, encoded by the coding sequence ATGACAAAAATAACAAAGCCAAACGAAGTTAAACGAGACTGGATCGTTGTTGATGCAGCTGGTAAACGTTTTGGTAGATTGCTAACTGAGGTAGCAACTATACTTCGTGGCAAAAACAAACCATGCTTCACGCCAAACGTAGATTGTGGCGACTATGTTATCATCATAAATGCTTCAAAAGTAGAATTTACTGGTAATAACAAAGCTGAAGATAAACTTTATCACAGACACTCAGGATATTTTGGTAGCGTAAAGAGCGAGAAATTTGGCGATTTGATAGCAAATAAGCCAGAAAAACTATTTAAATTAGCTGTTCGTGGAATGCTTCCAAAAACTAAACTTGGAAGAGAGATGATAAAAAAACTAAAAGTTTATGCTGGCAGTGAGCATCCTCATACGGCACAAATAGCTAAAAAAGAAGGAAAATAA
- the rpsI gene encoding 30S ribosomal protein S9 encodes MAKVYATGKRKTAVAKVWIKAGSGKIVVNGMDLNTWLGGHEAIKLKVIQPLLVTKQESLIDVVATTLGGGYSAQAEALRHGISRALADMDADFRAALKPKGLLTRDSRVVERKKFGRRKARRSPQFSKR; translated from the coding sequence ATGGCAAAAGTTTATGCAACTGGTAAAAGAAAAACTGCCGTAGCAAAGGTTTGGATAAAAGCTGGAAGCGGTAAAATCGTAGTAAATGGTATGGATCTTAATACTTGGCTTGGTGGACATGAAGCTATAAAGCTTAAAGTAATTCAGCCACTTCTAGTTACTAAACAAGAGAGTTTAATAGATGTAGTAGCTACAACTTTAGGTGGTGGTTATTCAGCACAAGCCGAGGCTTTAAGACACGGTATTTCACGTGCTTTAGCTGATATGGATGCTGATTTTAGAGCAGCACTTAAACCAAAAGGCTTGTTAACTAGAGATTCTCGTGTTGTTGAACGTAAGAAATTTGGTAGAAGAAAGGCAAGAAGAAGCCCACAATTCTCTAAACGTTAA